One genomic window of Cercospora beticola chromosome 5, complete sequence includes the following:
- a CDS encoding mitochondrial 37S ribosomal protein mS35 (BUSCO:EOG09264KIV), protein MAQQELVENDLDTYLEALDENLPVESELSSAAHAELDQHRELREMMRLAAWEMPFLAQHAKPFVRAERTADKTPLRWRYTTYFSESHPASRKVVVEFKVKHLGLGPKETEKLKKLAGSRYNPETKQFKMSCESFETIAQNKRYLADTVDKLIAEAKDLETDSFEDVPLDTRHHKFKKRMQFPEEWRMTERRRHQLDKERRKALLAEGRKVEEGQIVSGAAAIEADRQIKLKQAEEAVMAEAKKPLPAGKMGKKQMGQRGR, encoded by the coding sequence ATGGCCCAGCAGGAGCTAGTCGAGAACGACCTGGACACCTACCTCGAAGCGCTCGACGAGAATCTGCCTGTAGAATCTGAGTTATCCTCCGCAGCCCACGCCGAACTCGACCAACATCGCGAACTCCGAGAAATGATGCGCCTCGCAGCATGGGAAATGCCATTCCTTGCCCAACACGCCAAACCCTTCGTCCGAGCCGAGCGAACCGCAGATAAGACACCCCTGCGTTGGCGCTACACCACTTATTTCTCAGAATCGCATCCGGCGTCGCGAAAAGTGGTTGTAGAATTCAAAGTGAAGCATCTCGGGCTTGGACCAAAAGAGACAGAGAAACTCAAGAAATTGGCTGGAAGCCGATACAACCCGGAGACGAAGCAGTTCAAGATGAGCTGCGAGAGCTTCGAGACGATTGCGCAGAATAAGCGATATCTTGCGGATACGGTGGACAAATTGATTGCGGAAGCGAAAGATTTGGAGACGGATTCGTTTGAGGATGTACCATTGGACACGAGACATCACAAATTCAAGAAGAGGATGCAGTTTCCGGAGGAATGGAGGATGACGGAAAGGAGGAGGCATCAACTGGATAAGGAGCGGAGGAAAGCATTGCTGGCAGAGGGCAGGAAGGTGGAAGAAGGGCAAATCGTGTCTGGTGCGGCTGCCATTGAGGCTGACAGGCAAATCAAGTTAAaacaggcggaggaggccgTGATGGccgaggcgaagaagccatTACCTGCAGGCAAAATGGGAAAGAAGCAAATGGGTCAGAGGGGCCGATAG
- a CDS encoding uncharacterized protein (BUSCO:EOG092658CI) encodes MSSKTCFVTIGATASFSGLVKGVLQHDFLEALENQGYTDLLVQYGEDGQKLFDSLITTAKNSESGSVLNIQGFTIDKAGLAKYMKQAKGVEGGQEGVVISHAGSGTILDALRIQVPLVVVPNEALLDNHQVELAEALAQQDYVVHGKLEGLTQALEDAEQLRLKVRSWPPPNAGYMRQPKGLKGVIDDEMGYLD; translated from the exons ATGTCTTCGAAGACCTGCTTCGTCACGATCGGTGCTACAGCTTCCTTCAGTGGTTTGGTGAAAGGCGTACTTCAGCACGACTTCCTGGAAGCACTCGAGAACCAAGGCTACACAGACCTGCTCGTGCAGTACGGAGAGGATGGCCAGAAGCTATTCGACTCTCTCATCACCACTGCGAAGAATAGTGAAAGCGGTAGTGTACTGAACATCCAGGGCTTCACCATTGATAAGGCAGGACTGGCCAAGTATATGAAACAGGCGAAGGGCGTTGAAGGAGGTCAAGAGGGGGTTGTCATCAGTCACGCTG GCTCTGGCACAATTCTCGACGCACTTCGCATCCAAGTCCCACTTGTTGTTGTGCCTAACGAAGCGCTCTTGGACAACCATCAGGTGGAGCTTGCCGAAGCTTTGGCACAGCAAGACTATGTGGTTCACGGGAAGTTGGAAGGCCTGACTCAAGCGTTGGAAGATGCCGAGCAATTACGGCTTAAAGTGCGATCATGGCCACCACCCAATGCAGGATATATGCGGCAGCCGAAAGGCCTCAAAGGCGTCATTGACGATGAAATGGGATATCTGGATTAA
- a CDS encoding uncharacterized protein (CAZy:AA9), translating to MHSIAAALALVATVVPLSSAHYTFSKLSVNDQDVGNDWQYIRQHTKGYMPTKIPDILDNDFRCQPGSFENAAKTDVYEVKPGDRVQFKQAFGGTGMKHPGATQVYFSKAPNNDVKSYQGDGDWVKADMSLLCSSPENGAILDEAWCSWAQNGPKFTIPDTLEAGEYLVRAEHIALHGAHDNGVEFYFACGQLKITGTTATGVLGETVKIPGVYQPDDPAIHFSVWNNAIKEYTPTPGPAVIPGGHITGSTTGSTTETVRVGGSGGASSNATSAKPSNGSSNVGASSGSSPSGNQDPSTSGYPTFYSGGEESTDDSTVSSNQTSSSASPSPDQSASATSLPSSGTFSESQGQSHSQDQNQRGFSQGIRWSPSGYSGSGATRANARIHAEQQV from the exons ATGCACTCAATCGCTGCAGCTCTGGCCCTGGTGGCGACTGTAGTTCCATTGAGCAGTGCGCACTACACTTTCAGCAAGCTGAGTGTCAATGACCAGGATGTCGGCAACGACTGGCAATACATTCGACAGCATACCAAAGGCTATATGCCCACCAAGATCCCTGATATTCTGGACAATGACTTCAGATGCCAGCCTGGATCCTTCGAAAATGCAGCCAAGACTGATGTCTACGAAGTGAAGCCAGGAGATCGCGTCCAGTTCAAGCAGGCTTTTGGTGGCACCGGAATGAAGCACCCAG GTGCTACCCAAGTCTATTTCTCAAAGGCACCAAACAATGATGTCAAGTCATATCAAGGCGACGGAGACTGGGTGAAGGCCGACATGAGTCTGCTCTGCAGCTCACCGGAAAATGGAGCCATCTTGGACGAAGCATGGTGTTCTTGGGCTCAGAACGGCCCAAAATTCACCATTCCAGATACTCTCGAGGCGGGGGAGTATCTTGTGCGTGCCGAGCACATTGCACTACATGGCGCGCACGACAATGGTGTCGAGTTCTATTTCGCGTGCGGACAACTCAAGATTACTGGTACGACTGCCACGGGTGTTCTAGGAGAGACGGTCAAGATCCCAGGCGTGTACCAGCCAGACGATCCCGCCATCCATTTCTCGGTCTGGAACAATGCCATCAAAGAGTACACGCCGACTCCAGGACCTGCGGTCATACCAGGCGGCCATATCACAGGCTCAACGACTGGCAGCACCACTGAGACCGTCAGAGTCGGCGGCTCAGGCGGCGCATCTTCGAACGCGACGTCTGCCAAGCCTTCAAATGGTAGCAGCAATGTTGGCGCCAGCTCCGGCTCCAGCCCATCTGGCAATCAAGATCCAAGCACGAGCGGCTACCCGACCTTCTACAgtggaggtgaagagagTACTGATGACAGCACCGTAAGCTCAAATCAAACGTCTAGCTCAGCCTCTCCATCACCAGATCAATCAGCATCAGCTACCTCTCTGCCGTCCTCTGGTACATTTTCTGAATCCCAAGGACAAAGTCACAGCCAAGATCAAAATCAACGAGGGTTTTCACAAGGTATTCGCTGGTCACCATCCGGCTACAGCGGCAGCGGTGCTACTCGCGCAAACGCCCGAATCCATGCGGAGCAGCAAGTGTAA
- the NOP58 gene encoding Nucleolar protein 58, giving the protein MTLFILTETSAGYALLKAKDKKLLKRDDIAKEASTAEGVCGLLKMKEFHKFTSAASALEEAAALTEGKVTPTLAGMLDKIKDEKKVSLAVADPKLANAIGKLPNLQITPVSDSSTADIYRAIREHLPSLIPGLMPEDINTMSLGLSHSLSRHKLKFSPDKVDTMIIQAIALLDDLDKELNTYAMRVKEWYGWHFPEMARIINDNLAYSRVILSMGMRTNAAEADLSDVLPEEIETAVKAAAEVSMGTEITDDDLDNIKALAEQVVGFTEYRAQLSSYLSARMQAIAPNLTTLVGELVGARLIAHAGSLMNLAKSPASTIQILGAEKALFRALKTKHDTPKYGLIYHASLIGQASGKNKGKIARMLATKSTLGLRVDALSDWGQAGKGEEEEPTEEEKSAIGVSGRAAVERRLQALEGKPLKANNVAIGPNGLRTAPAKWEIKEARKYNADADGVAADAPAAVANGDVEPSSSKKRKLVEEVQTNGGADDSEDEDDVDDTVATFQGASSKSESKEERAARKAEKKAKKAEKLAKKAEKEAKKASKESKKRKADDEDEPVKKKKKSKA; this is encoded by the exons ATGacgctcttcatcctcaccgAAACCTCGGCGGGTTATGCGCTGCTCAAAGCCAAGGACAAAAAGCTGCTCAAGCGCGATGATATTGCCAAAGAGGCCAGCACCGCCGAGGGCGTGTGTGGTCtgttgaagatgaaggagtTCCACAAGTTCACCAGCGCTGCGTCTGCGCTTgaggaagctgctgcactgACCGAGGGCAAG GTTACGCCTACCCTCGCTGGCATGctcgacaagatcaaggacgagaagaaggtctCGCTTGCCGTTGCCGACCCTAAGCTGGCCAATGCGATTGGCAAGCTGCCCAACCTTCAAATCACACCTGTGTCCGACTCGAGCACTGCCGATATCTATCGAGCTATCCGCGAGCATCTCCCATCGCTTATCCCTGGTCTCATGCCAGAGGACATCAACACCATGTCTCTCGGTCTTTCACACAGCTTGTCCCGCCACAAGCTCAAATTCTCCCCCGACAAGGTCGATACCATGATCATTCAGGCGATTGCCCTGTTGGATGACCTGGACAAGGAGCTGAACACCTACGCCATGCGAGTCAAGGAGTGGTATGGCTGGCATTTCCCTGAGATGGCGCGCATCATCAATGACAACCTTGCATACTCTCGTGTCATTCTATCGATGGGCATGCGAAccaatgctgcagaggcCGATCTTTCAGACGTGCTTCCCGAGGAGATCGAGACCGCTGTCAAGGCAGCTGCTGAAGTGTCCATGGGAACAGAAATCACCGATGATGATTTGGACAACATTAAGGCACTTGCTGAGCAAGTTGTTGGTTTTACCGAATACCGCGCACAGCTTTCGTCGTATCTCTCAGCACGTATGCAGGCTATCGCACCTAACCTTACCACACTTGTCGGCGAGCTTGTTGGAGCACGACTTATCGCTCACGCCGGTTCGTTGATGAACCTCGCCAAGTCACCTGCATCAACCATTCAGATCCTTGGTGCTGAGAAGGCTCTGTTCCGTGCTCTCAAGACCAAGCACGACACACCAAAGTACGGTCTCATCTACCATGCTTCTCTCATTGGACAGGCGTCAGGAAAGAACAAGGGTAAGATCGCGCGTATGCTCGCTACAAAGTCAACACTGGGTCTGCGTGTGGATGCTTTGAGTGACTGGGGACAAGCTGGCAagggcgaagaggaagagccaacggaagaggagaagtcaGCGATCGGTGTGTCAGGGCGTGCAGCAGTCGAGCGAAGACTACAAGCGCTCGAGGGTAAGCCTCTCAAGGCGAACAATGTGGCCATCGGGCCCAACGGTCTCAGAACAGCTCCCGCCAAATGGGAGATCAAGGAGGCTCGCAAGTACAACGCCGATGCCGATGGGGTCGCAGCCGATGCGCCAGCAGCCGTTGCGAACGGCGATGTTGAGCCTTCTTccagcaagaagcgcaagcttGTGGAAGAGGTCCAGACAAATGGAGGAGCCGATgacagcgaggacgaggacgacgttGACGACACAGTCGCCACCTTCCAAGGCGCATCATCGAAGAGCGAGTCGAAAGAGGAGCGTGCGGCCAGGAAagctgagaagaaggcaaagaaggctgagaagcTCGCCAAAAAGGCCGAAAAGGAGGCCAAGAAGGCGTCAAAGGAATCGAAGAAGCGGAAagccgacgacgaagacgagcctgtgaagaagaagaagaagagcaaggcatAG
- the PGN1 gene encoding glycoside hydrolase 28 protein (CAZy:GH28): MVCQKTIASLLLGAGLAAALPALKPTSISNTSSYASTGCTFTDAAAAKASKTACSNIILKDIAVPAGVTLDLEGLNKGTTVTFEGTTTFGYKEWAGPLISVSGTGIQVIGASGHVIDGNGAKWWDGKGSNGGKTKPKFFAAHKMIDSTISGLNIKNYPVQCFSVNQCQNINLKDITLDNSAAGDLGHNTDAFDVGSSTGVHFTNANVKNQDDCLAINSGSDITFTGGTCSGGHGLSIGSVGGRSDNDVTNVVISNSTISDSDNGVRIKTVYDATGSVQNITYSDITLKNIAKYGIVIEQDYENGSPTGTPTSGVPITDVTIKNVKGTVAEKGTEVYLLCASCSNWTWEGVAITGGEKSTKCKGVPSGASC, encoded by the exons ATGGTTTGCCAGAAGACGATCGCCTCGCTGCTCCTCGGAGCcggccttgctgctgctctgccagCACTCAAGCCAACGAGTATCAGCAACACAAGCAGCTACGCTAGCACCGGTTGCACGTTTacagatgcagcagctgcaaagGCTTCGAAGACTGCTTGCTC CAACATCATTCTCAAGGACATCGCCGTCCCAGCCGGTGTAACCCTTGACTTGGAAGGCCTCAACAAAGGAACTACT GTTACCTTCGAAGGCACCACTACCTTTGGCTACAAAGAATGGGCAGGTCCCCTGATCAGCGTCTCTGGTACTGGAATCCAGGTTATTGGTGCTTCTGGCCATGTCATTGATGGTAACGGCGCCAAGTGGTGGGATGGCAAGGGCAGCAACGGAGGCAAGACAAAGCCAAAGTTCTTCGCCGCTCACAAGATGATCGACTCTACGATCTCGGGCTTGAACATCAAGAACTACCCAGTTCAGTGCTTCTCTGTCAACCAGTGCCAAAACATCAACTTGAAGGACATCACGCTTGACAACTCTGCCGCTGGTGATCTCGGACACAACACAG ACGCCTTCGATGTTGGGTCAAGCACCGGCGTGCACTTCACGAATGCCAACGTGAAGAACCAAGATGACTGCCTCGCCATCAACTCCGGATCCGACATAACTTTCACCGGTGGCACTTGCTCTGGCGGTCATGGTCTCTCCATCGGCTCAGTCGGCGGCCGCTCAGACAACGACGTCACGAACGTCGTGATCAGTAACTCAACTATCTCCGACTCCGACAACGGTGTCCGCATCAAGACCGTCTACGATGCTACTGGATCTGTCCAGAACATCACATACTCTGACATCACGCTCAAGAACATCGCCAAGTATGGTATTGTCATCGAGCAGGACTACGAGAACGGCTCGCCAACTGGCACCCCAACGTCAGGAGTTCCGATCACCGATGTGACTATCAAGAATGTCAAGGGCACTGTTGCGGAGAAGGGAACGGAGGTGTATCTCCTTTGCGCCTCGTGCTCGAACTGGACTTGGGAGGGTGTTGCGATCACTGGTGGAGAGAAGAGCACAAAGTGCAAGGGAGTTCCATCGGGCGCTTCGTGCTAG